In Euphorbia lathyris chromosome 10, ddEupLath1.1, whole genome shotgun sequence, a single genomic region encodes these proteins:
- the LOC136208538 gene encoding MLO-like protein 8 — translation MRKLGVSLCLLAVYGGGGGGGVVVMGASDESSSAQRKLDQTPTWAVASVCAFMILISILLEKGIHKLGMWLTERHKSALFEALDKVKSELMVLGFISLLLTFGQTYITKICVPQKLVESMLPCGTDNVNDSNEEEEEHRRRLLWAERRFLAGAETTTKCKTGYEQLISVDGLHQLHILIFFLAVFHVLYSLTTMMLGRLKIRGWKHWELETLSLDYEFSNDPSRFRLTHETSFVKAHTSFWTRIPVFFYIGCFFRQFFRSVGRADYLTLRNGFIAVHLSPGSKFNFQKYIKRSLEDDFKLVVGVSPVLWASFVVFLLVNVNGWQALFWASLIPVIIILAVGTELQSVLTQMALEIVEKHAVVQGMPLVQGSDKYFWFRRPHLVLHLIHFALFQNAFQITYFLWIWYSFGLHSCFHANFKLAMIKVALGVGVLFLCSYITLPLYALVTQMGSNMKKSIFDEQTSKALKNWHNAVKKRQAKGGKTPSIKLGGNSSPASTIHSSSRHTLQRFKTTGHSTRSFAYDDHDISDMEAEQPLSPTSSSTALMIIRTSEEDDDNQAIEIREPSNEDDFSFVKVAPPRES, via the exons ATGAGGAAATTGGGGGTTTCTTTGTGTTTATTGGCCGTGTACggcggaggaggaggaggaggagtggTGGTTATGGGAGCAAGTGATGAATCATCTAGTGCTCAGAGAAAACTTGATCAAACACCTACTTGGGCTGTTGCTAGTGTTTGTGCTTTTATGATTCTTATCTCTATTCTCTTGGAAAAGGGTATTCATAAACTTGGAATG TGGTTAACAGAAAGGCATAAGAGTGCTCTATTTGAGGCCTTGGATAAGGTTAAATCTG AATTGATGGTGCTCGGGTTCATTTCGTTGCTCCTAACTTTCGGGCAGACATACATTACGAAAATATGTGTTCCTCAAAAGCTCGTAGAGAGCATGTTACCGTGTGGTACGGACAACGTAAATGACTcgaacgaagaagaagaagaacatcgTCGGAGACTCTTGTGGGCCGAACGCCGATTTCTCGCCGGTGCCGAGACCACTACTAAGTGCAAAACA GGATACGAACAGCTTATATCAGTTGATGGATTGCACCAATTGCACATTCTCATATTCTTCTTAGCAGTCTTTCATGTTTTGTATAGTTTAACTACTATGATGCTCGGACGGCTTAAG ATTCGTGGTTGGAAGCATTGGGAGCTGGAGACTCTTTCCCTCGATTACGAGTTTTCGAACG ATCCTTCCAGATTCAGGCTCACACACGAGACGTCTTTTGTGAAAGCTCATACTAGTTTCTGGACGAGAATACCCGTCTTTTTTTACATT GGATGCTTCTTCCGACAATTTTTCAGGTCCGTTGGAAGGGCTGATTATTTGACACTTCGCAACGGATTTATCGCT GTCCATTTATCTCCCGGAAGTAAGTTCAACTTCCAAAAATATATCAAACGGTCACTCGAGGACGATTTCAAGTTGGTCGTTGGAGTAAG TCCTGTTCTGTGGGCATCCTTCGTTGTTTTCTTGCTTGTAAACGTTAACG gCTGGCAAGCATTATTCTGGGCCTCTTTGATCCCCGTGATt ATAATATTAGCTGTCGGGACGGAGCTTCAATCCGTTCTTACGCAGATGGCTCTCGAAATTGTAGAAAAACATGCAGTAGTACAAGGAATGCCTCTTGTGCAAGGCTCGGACAAATACTTCTGGTTCCGTCGGCCTCACTTAGTACTTCACCTCATACATTTTGCGCTATTTCAG AACGCTTTCCAAATAACATATTTCCTATGGATATGG TATTCGTTCGGGTTACATTCTTGTTTTCATGCCAATTTCAAGCTTGCAATGATAAAGGTTGCTTTAGG GGTTGGAGTGCTATTTCTGTGCAGCTACATCACTCTTCCACTATATGCTCTTGTAACTCAG ATGGGATCAAACATGAAGAAATCAATATTTGATGAACAAACAAGCAAAGCTCTAAAAAATTGGCACAATGCAGTAAAGAAAAGGCAAGCAAAAGGGGGAAAGACTCCAAGCATAAAATTAGGAGGAAATTCAAGTCCAGCATCAACAATTCATTCATCATCTAGACATACATTGCAAAGATTCAAAACAACCGGACACTCGACTCGATCGTTCGCCTACGACGATCACGACATATCGGACATGGAAGCCGAGCAGCCGTTATCTCCAACATCATCTTCAACTGCTTTGATGATAATAAGAACAAGCGAAGAAGATGATGATAATCAAGCTATTGAAATAAGGGAACCAAGTAATGAAGATGATTTCTCTTTTGTCAAGGTTGCACCTCCAAGAGAATCGtga